CAGAACCGGCCTCGCCATTGTACAATCCGGCTGCTTGACGACGGAAGCCCCGCGGTCCTGCCACCGGGCGGTGAAACTGGGTGCTTTGCGGGCTCAGTCGTATGCTTCATGAATAATCCGGGCTAAGAACGACGACGCGTCTGCTGCGGTCTGTTTATTGCCCCCCTCGGGCAACGAAGGAGGGCGTCATGTCATCGAGCAGAACAAGATCCGGATACGTTCGCCTCGCCGTGCTGTGCGTCTGCGCCGCGGCCGTCGCGCCCGCCGCCGTGTTCCCCGGCGAGGTGACTTCCCTGGAGTCGGTTGGTTGCGGCGAGCTGCTGTGGCGCCGGGCGGACGGGCTGGTGCCGCTCCCGGCGGTCCGGACCGACGTCGCCCTGGAGGTGAACGGACCGCTGATCGCGGGCACCGTGTCGCAGCTCTTCACCAATCCGACGGACCAGGTGATCGAGGCGATCTACGTCTTTCCGCTGCCGGAGAACGCGGCGGTGCACGCCATGGAGATCATCGTCGGCGAGCGCCGCATCGTGTCGGTGGTCCAGGAGAGGGAGCAGGCCCGCCGCACCTACGTGACGGCGCGCGCGAGCGGGCGCCGCGCAGCCCTGGTCGAGGGCGAGCGCCCGAACCTCTTCACCACCTCGGTGGCCAACATCTGTCCCGGGGATCGGATCACCGTCGAGCTGCGCTATCTGGACAGGGCCGACTTCGACGGCGGCGAGTTCGGCCTGGCGTTTCCGCTGACGTTCACGCCGCGCTACATCCCGCCCGCGATGGCATGCACGGAGGAGGGCGCGCTCTCGGCCGCCCGCGTCTCGCCGACCTTCGCGGGGGAGGGTGACCGGCGCTTTCCCGTGGCGACGGTCCGGGTGGAGCTGAACCCGGGCGTCGCCCTGGCGGACGTGCGCTCCGATTCTCACGATCTCGACCTCGACCGGGACGGCGACCTGTGGCTCGCTTCGCCCGCGGGCGGGACGATCCCCGCCGACCGCGACTTCCTGCTCGCCTGGCGACCGTCCGTCGCCGACGTGCCGGCGACGGCTCTCTTCGTCGAGGACCGCCCGGACGGCCGCTATGCCCTGCTGATGGTCGTGCCCGCGGCCGAGATCGTACCGCCGCGCCGGCGGGAGCCGATCCCCACCGAGACCCTGTTCCTGGTGGATGTCTCCGGTTCGATGCAGGGCGAATCCATCGTCCAGGCCCGGACGGCACTGCTGCGCGCCCTGGACCGCCTGGGCCCGCAGGACCGCTTCAACATCCTGGCTTTCGCGAACGACAGCCGGATCTTCCGGCGCGACTTCCAGGCGGCGACCCCCTCCGGCCTGGCCGACGCCCGCGCCTGGGTGCGGATGCTCGACGCGAACGGCGGCACGGAACTCCATCCGGCCCTGTTGCGGGCCACGAGCCGTTTTTCGGGCGGCGACGATGACGACGGATACAGCCGGCGCATCATCCTGATCACCGACGCCGCCATCGGCAACGAGGCTCAGTTGCTGCGCGAGGCGACGGTCGACATGGGGCCGGTGCGCCTGCACGTCGTCGGTATCGGCAGCGCTCCCAACCGCTACCTGGTGCGCCGGCTCGCCGAGTACGGCGGCGGCCTGAGCGCGTTCGTCAACAGCGCCGCCGGGGCCGGGAACGGCATCGACGCCTTCCTGGAGCGCATCTCGCGGCCCCAGCTCGCCGACCCGCGACTCGCCTGGCGGGGGGATGGTCCGGCCGAGAGCTATCCGGAGCGGCTGCCGGAGGTCTACGCGGGC
This window of the bacterium genome carries:
- a CDS encoding VWA domain-containing protein — encoded protein: MSSSRTRSGYVRLAVLCVCAAAVAPAAVFPGEVTSLESVGCGELLWRRADGLVPLPAVRTDVALEVNGPLIAGTVSQLFTNPTDQVIEAIYVFPLPENAAVHAMEIIVGERRIVSVVQEREQARRTYVTARASGRRAALVEGERPNLFTTSVANICPGDRITVELRYLDRADFDGGEFGLAFPLTFTPRYIPPAMACTEEGALSAARVSPTFAGEGDRRFPVATVRVELNPGVALADVRSDSHDLDLDRDGDLWLASPAGGTIPADRDFLLAWRPSVADVPATALFVEDRPDGRYALLMVVPAAEIVPPRRREPIPTETLFLVDVSGSMQGESIVQARTALLRALDRLGPQDRFNILAFANDSRIFRRDFQAATPSGLADARAWVRMLDANGGTELHPALLRATSRFSGGDDDDGYSRRIILITDAAIGNEAQLLREATVDMGPVRLHVVGIGSAPNRYLVRRLAEYGGGLSAFVNSAAGAGNGIDAFLERISRPQLADPRLAWRGDGPAESYPERLPEVYAGELVLWSGRFPPGADLRGAFTAALAGEGLSYPLGEAETGGACDGVAVRWARLKVAGLMADFHRGADRDGVRAQVVETGLAFGLVTAYTSRMAVEEAVSADAPARPCRLSGGLPHGTEFASSLPATGTSEPLLRLLGALGLLIGSAGVAMARR